One Mauremys mutica isolate MM-2020 ecotype Southern chromosome 19, ASM2049712v1, whole genome shotgun sequence genomic window carries:
- the C19H17orf78 gene encoding uncharacterized protein C17orf78 homolog isoform X3: MHVSIMDTILVFSLLFIYYSLSPKDLRDYDCHVENSSEVLSERTRSMSILLQESEKAVAKGELSRNHTVATLQCSGLHSSIQVNLLYSEKMYNVFTNKTNVKYTLQSLKVITDPDESVSTAHRCLLLTDHKQSFQTEFNLTGKVFLVGLSNCIINAKLSEPEIFAEQLHATEVHRQNSSSGSIGEDMLLRLTRRQSIYVKAVIICVLLPCSLAFIVFVIFEVPFPCPCPGWSQQCNCIQKCKRQGEERTENPNSASSEGSVMVGHKKNSEDATQILTEENVHTNC, encoded by the exons ATGCATGTCAGCATTATGGACACAATATTGGTGTTTAGTTTACTGTTTATATACTACAGCCTCAGCCCAAAAG ACCTCAGAGATTATGACTGTCATGTGGAAAATTCTTCAGAAGTACTGTCTGAACGCACAAGAAGCATGAGCATCTTACTGCAAG AGTCTGAAAAGGCAGTGGCAAAAGGGGAGCTAAGCAGAAACCATACCGTCGCCACTTTGCAATGCTCTGGTCTGCACAGCTCCATACAAGTAAATCTCCTTTACTCAGAGAAGATGTACAATGTTTTCACAAACAAGACAAACGTTAAATACACCCTCCAAAGCCTGAAAGTCATCACTGATCCAGATGAGAGTGTTTCTACTGCCCACAGGTGTCTCTTATTAACAGATCATAAACAAAGTTTTCAGACTGAATTTAACCTTACAGGCaaag TGTTTCTGGTGGGGCTATCAAATTGCATTATTAATGCAAAGCTGTCTGAGCCTGAAATTTTTGCAGAGCAACTGCACGCCACAGAGGTACACCGACAGAACAGCAGCTCAGGTA GCATAGGTGAAGACATGCTGCTCAGACTAACACGAAGACAAAGCATCTATGTCAAAGCAGTAATCATATGTGTCCTGCTACCCTGTTCACTAGCCTTCATTGTGTTTGTTATATTTGAAGTTCCCTTCCCA TGTCCAtgccctggctggagccagcaatGCAACTGTATTCAGAAATGTAAAAGACAAGGAGAAGAACGCACAGAAAACCCAAATTCCGCATCATCCGAAGGATCTGTCATGGTAGGTCACAAAAAG AACTCAGAAGATGCCACACAAATTTTAACTGAAGAAAATGTTCACACAAACTGCTGA
- the C19H17orf78 gene encoding uncharacterized protein C17orf78 homolog isoform X5, with protein sequence MHVSIMDTILVFSLLFIYYSLSPKDLRDYDCHVENSSEVLSERTRSMSILLQESEKAVAKGELSRNHTVATLQCSGLHSSIQVNLLYSEKMYNVFTNKTNVKYTLQSLKVITDPDESVSTAHRCLLLTDHKQSFQTEFNLTGKVFLVGLSNCIINAKLSEPEIFAEQLHATEVHRQNSSSGSIGEDMLLRLTRRQSIYVKAVIICVLLPCSLAFIVFVIFEVPFPCPCPGWSQQCNCIQKCKRQGEERTENPNSASSEGSVMNSEDATQILTEENVHTNC encoded by the exons ATGCATGTCAGCATTATGGACACAATATTGGTGTTTAGTTTACTGTTTATATACTACAGCCTCAGCCCAAAAG ACCTCAGAGATTATGACTGTCATGTGGAAAATTCTTCAGAAGTACTGTCTGAACGCACAAGAAGCATGAGCATCTTACTGCAAG AGTCTGAAAAGGCAGTGGCAAAAGGGGAGCTAAGCAGAAACCATACCGTCGCCACTTTGCAATGCTCTGGTCTGCACAGCTCCATACAAGTAAATCTCCTTTACTCAGAGAAGATGTACAATGTTTTCACAAACAAGACAAACGTTAAATACACCCTCCAAAGCCTGAAAGTCATCACTGATCCAGATGAGAGTGTTTCTACTGCCCACAGGTGTCTCTTATTAACAGATCATAAACAAAGTTTTCAGACTGAATTTAACCTTACAGGCaaag TGTTTCTGGTGGGGCTATCAAATTGCATTATTAATGCAAAGCTGTCTGAGCCTGAAATTTTTGCAGAGCAACTGCACGCCACAGAGGTACACCGACAGAACAGCAGCTCAGGTA GCATAGGTGAAGACATGCTGCTCAGACTAACACGAAGACAAAGCATCTATGTCAAAGCAGTAATCATATGTGTCCTGCTACCCTGTTCACTAGCCTTCATTGTGTTTGTTATATTTGAAGTTCCCTTCCCA TGTCCAtgccctggctggagccagcaatGCAACTGTATTCAGAAATGTAAAAGACAAGGAGAAGAACGCACAGAAAACCCAAATTCCGCATCATCCGAAGGATCTGTCATG AACTCAGAAGATGCCACACAAATTTTAACTGAAGAAAATGTTCACACAAACTGCTGA
- the C19H17orf78 gene encoding uncharacterized protein C17orf78 homolog isoform X7, producing the protein MHVSIMDTILVFSLLFIYYSLSPKDLRDYDCHVENSSEVLSERTRSMSILLQVFLVGLSNCIINAKLSEPEIFAEQLHATEVHRQNSSSGIGEDMLLRLTRRQSIYVKAVIICVLLPCSLAFIVFVIFEVPFPCPCPGWSQQCNCIQKCKRQGEERTENPNSASSEGSVMVGHKKRGASEQAPWSKAAKIIAIHET; encoded by the exons ATGCATGTCAGCATTATGGACACAATATTGGTGTTTAGTTTACTGTTTATATACTACAGCCTCAGCCCAAAAG ACCTCAGAGATTATGACTGTCATGTGGAAAATTCTTCAGAAGTACTGTCTGAACGCACAAGAAGCATGAGCATCTTACTGCAAG TGTTTCTGGTGGGGCTATCAAATTGCATTATTAATGCAAAGCTGTCTGAGCCTGAAATTTTTGCAGAGCAACTGCACGCCACAGAGGTACACCGACAGAACAGCAGCTCAG GCATAGGTGAAGACATGCTGCTCAGACTAACACGAAGACAAAGCATCTATGTCAAAGCAGTAATCATATGTGTCCTGCTACCCTGTTCACTAGCCTTCATTGTGTTTGTTATATTTGAAGTTCCCTTCCCA TGTCCAtgccctggctggagccagcaatGCAACTGTATTCAGAAATGTAAAAGACAAGGAGAAGAACGCACAGAAAACCCAAATTCCGCATCATCCGAAGGATCTGTCATGGTAGGTCACAAAAAG AGAGGAGCTTCAGAACAAGCACCTTGGAGCAAAGCGGCCAAGATAATTGCCATTCATGAGACTTAG
- the C19H17orf78 gene encoding uncharacterized protein C17orf78 homolog isoform X6: MHVSIMDTILVFSLLFIYYSLSPKESEKAVAKGELSRNHTVATLQCSGLHSSIQVNLLYSEKMYNVFTNKTNVKYTLQSLKVITDPDESVSTAHRCLLLTDHKQSFQTEFNLTGKVFLVGLSNCIINAKLSEPEIFAEQLHATEVHRQNSSSGSIGEDMLLRLTRRQSIYVKAVIICVLLPCSLAFIVFVIFEVPFPCPCPGWSQQCNCIQKCKRQGEERTENPNSASSEGSVMVGHKKRGASEQAPWSKAAKIIAIHET; encoded by the exons ATGCATGTCAGCATTATGGACACAATATTGGTGTTTAGTTTACTGTTTATATACTACAGCCTCAGCCCAAAAG AGTCTGAAAAGGCAGTGGCAAAAGGGGAGCTAAGCAGAAACCATACCGTCGCCACTTTGCAATGCTCTGGTCTGCACAGCTCCATACAAGTAAATCTCCTTTACTCAGAGAAGATGTACAATGTTTTCACAAACAAGACAAACGTTAAATACACCCTCCAAAGCCTGAAAGTCATCACTGATCCAGATGAGAGTGTTTCTACTGCCCACAGGTGTCTCTTATTAACAGATCATAAACAAAGTTTTCAGACTGAATTTAACCTTACAGGCaaag TGTTTCTGGTGGGGCTATCAAATTGCATTATTAATGCAAAGCTGTCTGAGCCTGAAATTTTTGCAGAGCAACTGCACGCCACAGAGGTACACCGACAGAACAGCAGCTCAGGTA GCATAGGTGAAGACATGCTGCTCAGACTAACACGAAGACAAAGCATCTATGTCAAAGCAGTAATCATATGTGTCCTGCTACCCTGTTCACTAGCCTTCATTGTGTTTGTTATATTTGAAGTTCCCTTCCCA TGTCCAtgccctggctggagccagcaatGCAACTGTATTCAGAAATGTAAAAGACAAGGAGAAGAACGCACAGAAAACCCAAATTCCGCATCATCCGAAGGATCTGTCATGGTAGGTCACAAAAAG AGAGGAGCTTCAGAACAAGCACCTTGGAGCAAAGCGGCCAAGATAATTGCCATTCATGAGACTTAG
- the C19H17orf78 gene encoding uncharacterized protein C17orf78 homolog isoform X1: MHVSIMDTILVFSLLFIYYSLSPKDLRDYDCHVENSSEVLSERTRSMSILLQESEKAVAKGELSRNHTVATLQCSGLHSSIQVNLLYSEKMYNVFTNKTNVKYTLQSLKVITDPDESVSTAHRCLLLTDHKQSFQTEFNLTGKVFLVGLSNCIINAKLSEPEIFAEQLHATEVHRQNSSSGSIGEDMLLRLTRRQSIYVKAVIICVLLPCSLAFIVFVIFEVPFPCPCPGWSQQCNCIQKCKRQGEERTENPNSASSEGSVMVGHKKRGASEQAPWSKAAKIIAIHET; encoded by the exons ATGCATGTCAGCATTATGGACACAATATTGGTGTTTAGTTTACTGTTTATATACTACAGCCTCAGCCCAAAAG ACCTCAGAGATTATGACTGTCATGTGGAAAATTCTTCAGAAGTACTGTCTGAACGCACAAGAAGCATGAGCATCTTACTGCAAG AGTCTGAAAAGGCAGTGGCAAAAGGGGAGCTAAGCAGAAACCATACCGTCGCCACTTTGCAATGCTCTGGTCTGCACAGCTCCATACAAGTAAATCTCCTTTACTCAGAGAAGATGTACAATGTTTTCACAAACAAGACAAACGTTAAATACACCCTCCAAAGCCTGAAAGTCATCACTGATCCAGATGAGAGTGTTTCTACTGCCCACAGGTGTCTCTTATTAACAGATCATAAACAAAGTTTTCAGACTGAATTTAACCTTACAGGCaaag TGTTTCTGGTGGGGCTATCAAATTGCATTATTAATGCAAAGCTGTCTGAGCCTGAAATTTTTGCAGAGCAACTGCACGCCACAGAGGTACACCGACAGAACAGCAGCTCAGGTA GCATAGGTGAAGACATGCTGCTCAGACTAACACGAAGACAAAGCATCTATGTCAAAGCAGTAATCATATGTGTCCTGCTACCCTGTTCACTAGCCTTCATTGTGTTTGTTATATTTGAAGTTCCCTTCCCA TGTCCAtgccctggctggagccagcaatGCAACTGTATTCAGAAATGTAAAAGACAAGGAGAAGAACGCACAGAAAACCCAAATTCCGCATCATCCGAAGGATCTGTCATGGTAGGTCACAAAAAG AGAGGAGCTTCAGAACAAGCACCTTGGAGCAAAGCGGCCAAGATAATTGCCATTCATGAGACTTAG
- the C19H17orf78 gene encoding uncharacterized protein C17orf78 homolog isoform X2 — protein MHVSIMDTILVFSLLFIYYSLSPKDLRDYDCHVENSSEVLSERTRSMSILLQESEKAVAKGELSRNHTVATLQCSGLHSSIQVNLLYSEKMYNVFTNKTNVKYTLQSLKVITDPDESVSTAHRCLLLTDHKQSFQTEFNLTGKVFLVGLSNCIINAKLSEPEIFAEQLHATEVHRQNSSSGIGEDMLLRLTRRQSIYVKAVIICVLLPCSLAFIVFVIFEVPFPCPCPGWSQQCNCIQKCKRQGEERTENPNSASSEGSVMVGHKKRGASEQAPWSKAAKIIAIHET, from the exons ATGCATGTCAGCATTATGGACACAATATTGGTGTTTAGTTTACTGTTTATATACTACAGCCTCAGCCCAAAAG ACCTCAGAGATTATGACTGTCATGTGGAAAATTCTTCAGAAGTACTGTCTGAACGCACAAGAAGCATGAGCATCTTACTGCAAG AGTCTGAAAAGGCAGTGGCAAAAGGGGAGCTAAGCAGAAACCATACCGTCGCCACTTTGCAATGCTCTGGTCTGCACAGCTCCATACAAGTAAATCTCCTTTACTCAGAGAAGATGTACAATGTTTTCACAAACAAGACAAACGTTAAATACACCCTCCAAAGCCTGAAAGTCATCACTGATCCAGATGAGAGTGTTTCTACTGCCCACAGGTGTCTCTTATTAACAGATCATAAACAAAGTTTTCAGACTGAATTTAACCTTACAGGCaaag TGTTTCTGGTGGGGCTATCAAATTGCATTATTAATGCAAAGCTGTCTGAGCCTGAAATTTTTGCAGAGCAACTGCACGCCACAGAGGTACACCGACAGAACAGCAGCTCAG GCATAGGTGAAGACATGCTGCTCAGACTAACACGAAGACAAAGCATCTATGTCAAAGCAGTAATCATATGTGTCCTGCTACCCTGTTCACTAGCCTTCATTGTGTTTGTTATATTTGAAGTTCCCTTCCCA TGTCCAtgccctggctggagccagcaatGCAACTGTATTCAGAAATGTAAAAGACAAGGAGAAGAACGCACAGAAAACCCAAATTCCGCATCATCCGAAGGATCTGTCATGGTAGGTCACAAAAAG AGAGGAGCTTCAGAACAAGCACCTTGGAGCAAAGCGGCCAAGATAATTGCCATTCATGAGACTTAG
- the C19H17orf78 gene encoding uncharacterized protein C17orf78 homolog isoform X4, with the protein MHVSIMDTILVFSLLFIYYSLSPKDLRDYDCHVENSSEVLSERTRSMSILLQESEKAVAKGELSRNHTVATLQCSGLHSSIQVNLLYSEKMYNVFTNKTNVKYTLQSLKVITDPDESVSTAHRCLLLTDHKQSFQTEFNLTGKVFLVGLSNCIINAKLSEPEIFAEQLHATEVHRQNSSSGSIGEDMLLRLTRRQSIYVKAVIICVLLPCSLAFIVFVIFEVPFPCPCPGWSQQCNCIQKCKRQGEERTENPNSASSEGSVMRGASEQAPWSKAAKIIAIHET; encoded by the exons ATGCATGTCAGCATTATGGACACAATATTGGTGTTTAGTTTACTGTTTATATACTACAGCCTCAGCCCAAAAG ACCTCAGAGATTATGACTGTCATGTGGAAAATTCTTCAGAAGTACTGTCTGAACGCACAAGAAGCATGAGCATCTTACTGCAAG AGTCTGAAAAGGCAGTGGCAAAAGGGGAGCTAAGCAGAAACCATACCGTCGCCACTTTGCAATGCTCTGGTCTGCACAGCTCCATACAAGTAAATCTCCTTTACTCAGAGAAGATGTACAATGTTTTCACAAACAAGACAAACGTTAAATACACCCTCCAAAGCCTGAAAGTCATCACTGATCCAGATGAGAGTGTTTCTACTGCCCACAGGTGTCTCTTATTAACAGATCATAAACAAAGTTTTCAGACTGAATTTAACCTTACAGGCaaag TGTTTCTGGTGGGGCTATCAAATTGCATTATTAATGCAAAGCTGTCTGAGCCTGAAATTTTTGCAGAGCAACTGCACGCCACAGAGGTACACCGACAGAACAGCAGCTCAGGTA GCATAGGTGAAGACATGCTGCTCAGACTAACACGAAGACAAAGCATCTATGTCAAAGCAGTAATCATATGTGTCCTGCTACCCTGTTCACTAGCCTTCATTGTGTTTGTTATATTTGAAGTTCCCTTCCCA TGTCCAtgccctggctggagccagcaatGCAACTGTATTCAGAAATGTAAAAGACAAGGAGAAGAACGCACAGAAAACCCAAATTCCGCATCATCCGAAGGATCTGTCATG AGAGGAGCTTCAGAACAAGCACCTTGGAGCAAAGCGGCCAAGATAATTGCCATTCATGAGACTTAG